The following are from one region of the Littorina saxatilis isolate snail1 linkage group LG4, US_GU_Lsax_2.0, whole genome shotgun sequence genome:
- the LOC138963565 gene encoding uncharacterized protein D806_0078-like produces the protein MTTAGVVASMTSQYMVAAVVVFICCITGAFAGQTCPMYTTSRGGFLYCSGYETCSNGCCGSYPDFYCCSLSTAAVAGIVLGCIVLVFLCSYCLKKKSHSGRVIRPVQPTNNTIVYTGMSGSYPMGYAGPPPQYMPAPPPYKRHDDAPPAYATHNQNGHNARAGATAANPYQSQPQQQYPASEAQYPAPPQYNYGQGQGWSTAGPSTAAGPPSTATAPPYTTGPPPTAVTSVRPTASSNQSSTMSRQRHSYGQGQGWSTAASNDPPATAASTARPPSTAAPAPPSTAASGGLPSSRLPPLPQLPND, from the exons ATGACGACAGCTGGAGTTGTGGCGAGCATGACGTCACAGTACATGGTGGCTGCTGTTGTCGTGTTTATATGCTGCATAACAG GAGCCTTCGCGGGACAGACCTGCCCCATGTACACTACAAGCCGCGGAGGTTTCCTGTACTGCTCAGGATACGAGACCTGCTCCAACGGATGCTGCGGCAGCTACCCCGACTTCTACTGTTGTTCCCTCAG TACAGCAGCAGTAGCAGGAATCGTGCTGGGGTGCATAGTGCTCGTGTTCCTGTGCTCCTACTGCCTGAAGAAGAAGTCGCACAGCGGTCGGGTTATTCGGCCCGTGCAACCCACCAACAACACTATTGTCTACACGG GTATGAGCGGCAGCTACCCGATGGGTTACGCGGGACCCCCACCCCAGTACATGCCGGCCCCGCCCCCTTACAAGCGGCACGATGATGCCCCACCCGCTTACGCCACACACAACCAGAATGGGCACAATGCCCGTGCCGGTGCGACGGCGGCTAACCCATACCAGTCTCAGCCTCAGCAACAGTACCCAGCATCCGAAGCACAGTATCCAGCGCCGCCTCAGTACAACTACGGTCAAGGTCAAGGCTGGTCCACGGCTGGTCCCTCTACTGCTGCTGGACCACCGTCTACTGCAACTGCACCACCATACACTACTGGACCACCTCCTACTGCCGTGACCAGTGTACGACCTACTGCCAGCTCCAACCAGTCTTCGACGATGTCTCGCCAGCGGCACAGCTATGGCCAAGGGCAAGGTTGGTCTACTGCTGCTTCCAATGACCCCCCTGCTACTGCTGCCTCTACGGCTCGCCCGCCTTCTACTGCTGCCCCTGCTCCTCCGTCTACTGCTGCTTCTGGAGGCCTTCCATCATCTC GTTTACCACCGCTACCACAACTGCCAAATGATTAG